The proteins below come from a single bacterium genomic window:
- the ruvB gene encoding Holliday junction branch migration DNA helicase RuvB encodes MPRPEDAPLSALRPRTLAEYVGQEQLKSNLSVMMRAAKSRGEPLEHVLFSGPPGLGKTTLAHIIAAEMGSEITATSGPALERAGDLVSILTNLGRGDVLFIDEIHRMNRVVEETLYPAMEDFVCDIVLGKGPGAKSIRLPLERFTLVGATTRSGLLTAPLRERFGALHHLELYPPNELVLILKRSAGILKTELAPGAAESIAARSRGTPRVANRLLKRVRDFAQVEQNRSIDAAFVDWALGELGIDALGLERMDRRILSAVAEKFQGGPVGMETLVAVLGEESDTLTDVYEPYLLQLGFLVRTPRGRIATRAAYEYLGLPFPEHLAGAGEEQRTPGLFE; translated from the coding sequence ATGCCCCGCCCCGAAGATGCGCCCCTGAGCGCGCTGCGCCCGCGCACGCTTGCGGAATACGTAGGCCAGGAGCAGCTGAAAAGCAACCTTTCGGTGATGATGCGCGCCGCCAAATCCCGCGGCGAACCTCTCGAACACGTGCTGTTTTCGGGGCCGCCGGGGCTTGGAAAAACGACCCTCGCGCACATAATCGCCGCCGAAATGGGCAGCGAAATCACCGCCACTTCCGGCCCCGCGCTTGAGCGCGCCGGCGACCTCGTTTCCATCCTGACGAACCTCGGCCGCGGCGACGTGCTTTTCATCGACGAAATCCACCGCATGAACCGCGTCGTCGAGGAAACTCTCTACCCCGCGATGGAGGACTTCGTCTGCGACATCGTGCTGGGCAAAGGCCCCGGCGCCAAGTCCATCCGCCTTCCCCTGGAGCGCTTCACCCTGGTCGGCGCGACCACGCGCAGCGGCCTCCTTACCGCCCCCCTCCGCGAGCGCTTCGGTGCGCTGCACCACCTAGAGCTTTATCCGCCGAATGAGCTTGTGCTCATCCTAAAGCGCAGCGCCGGAATCCTGAAAACCGAACTCGCGCCCGGCGCCGCCGAATCCATCGCCGCCCGCAGCCGCGGCACCCCCCGCGTCGCCAACCGACTGCTCAAGCGCGTCCGCGACTTCGCGCAGGTGGAGCAAAATCGCAGCATCGACGCGGCGTTCGTGGACTGGGCGCTGGGCGAGCTGGGCATCGACGCGCTGGGTCTGGAGCGCATGGACCGCCGCATCCTTTCCGCCGTCGCCGAGAAGTTCCAAGGCGGCCCAGTGGGGATGGAAACGCTGGTGGCGGTGCTGGGCGAGGAGTCGGACACCCTCACCGACGTGTACGAGCCGTACCTTCTGCAGCTCGGCTTCCTCGTGCGCACGCCGAGGGGCCGCATCGCCACGCGGGCGGCGTACGAATATCTGGGGCTGCCTTTCCCGGAGCACCTTGCCGGCGCGGGGGAGGAACAGCGCACGCCGGGGCTGTTCGAGTAG
- a CDS encoding M20/M25/M40 family metallo-hydrolase, whose amino-acid sequence MDKKSLAFLKKLCETPSPAGFETRAVEAFLEYLEPYADETTTDSYGSGIAVLNPKGKPRVYLAGHADEIGFIINHIDDNGFASFTQLGGWDLAVVAGRRVGIYTQDGRVVPGVIGSTAVHLKDADERKKLLDMHKLAIDIGARNAEEAKKHIAVGDVAVMDYPFIELMNDRIVSKALDNKIGLWCAAEVLRTFAESKKKFDCCIVAGANVMEEIGGHGANMLAHSQHPDCAVVYDVTHSTDTPGLEKAKVGDIRIGEGPVISMGSANNLAMVRRFIAAADKLKMKFQTEINAARTGTDADSVFRVHGGIPTIVISPPQRYMHTPVEMIAKKDLDDIVALTVQFCRDLKPGEKITPTPWPKKRK is encoded by the coding sequence ATGGACAAGAAAAGCCTGGCATTTCTGAAGAAGCTTTGCGAGACCCCGTCGCCCGCAGGATTCGAGACGCGCGCGGTTGAGGCTTTCCTCGAATACCTCGAACCGTACGCCGACGAAACGACGACGGATTCCTACGGAAGCGGCATCGCCGTATTGAATCCAAAAGGCAAGCCGCGGGTTTATCTGGCGGGTCACGCGGACGAAATAGGATTTATCATCAACCACATTGACGACAACGGATTCGCAAGCTTCACCCAGCTCGGCGGCTGGGATTTGGCCGTGGTGGCGGGAAGGCGCGTCGGAATTTACACGCAGGACGGCCGCGTCGTCCCAGGCGTCATCGGCTCGACCGCGGTTCATCTGAAAGATGCGGACGAGCGCAAAAAGCTGCTCGATATGCACAAGCTTGCGATAGACATCGGCGCGAGGAACGCAGAAGAGGCGAAAAAGCACATCGCGGTCGGCGACGTCGCGGTGATGGATTATCCTTTCATCGAATTGATGAACGATAGAATAGTATCGAAAGCCCTCGATAACAAAATCGGACTATGGTGCGCGGCGGAGGTTCTGCGCACTTTCGCGGAAAGCAAGAAAAAATTCGATTGCTGCATCGTCGCAGGCGCGAACGTGATGGAGGAGATCGGCGGGCACGGGGCGAACATGCTCGCGCACTCGCAGCATCCCGACTGCGCGGTTGTCTACGACGTGACTCATTCGACGGACACTCCCGGACTCGAAAAGGCGAAGGTAGGCGACATACGCATCGGCGAGGGCCCGGTCATTTCGATGGGGAGCGCGAACAACCTTGCGATGGTGCGCAGATTCATCGCGGCGGCGGACAAGCTCAAAATGAAGTTCCAGACCGAAATCAACGCCGCGCGCACCGGCACCGACGCGGACAGCGTCTTCCGGGTCCATGGCGGCATCCCGACGATCGTGATATCGCCGCCCCAGCGCTATATGCACACGCCCGTCGAAATGATCGCCAAGAAGGATCTGGACGACATCGTCGCGCTCACCGTGCAGTTCTGCCGCGACCTGAAGCCCGGCGAGAAAATCACGCCGACGCCCTGGCCGAAAAAACGCAAGTAG
- a CDS encoding GDP-mannose 4,6-dehydratase: MKVLITGVSGFAGSHLAEYVLSLGHEVTGTIRTRSPLENLTAVQDRIKLATCELTDPHSVRRLFADYSPDCVFHLAAQSFVQASWNHPEQTMMNNIVSQLNLLEAIRERGFNPMFLVAGSSEEYGKVRLNDFPITEAIPLKPLSPYGVSKVAQDLLGYQYHQSYGLNIIRTRAFNHTGPRRGEVFVTSNFAKQIVEIERGEREAVIKVGNLDAERDFTDVRDVVRAYFAILQDGRPGDVYNIASGKARTIASVLDMLISISKVKVKIEVDKSRLRPSDLPKLEGSYEKVKSAVGWQPTISFEQTMADLLDWWRARFRAGYRPSEQRH, encoded by the coding sequence ATGAAAGTACTAATCACAGGCGTTTCCGGGTTCGCCGGGAGCCATCTTGCGGAGTATGTCCTCTCGCTCGGACACGAGGTCACGGGCACCATCCGCACCAGGAGCCCGCTTGAAAATCTGACCGCTGTTCAAGACAGGATCAAGCTTGCCACCTGCGAACTGACCGACCCGCACAGCGTCAGGCGCCTGTTCGCCGATTACTCGCCCGACTGCGTATTCCATTTGGCGGCCCAGAGCTTTGTCCAAGCAAGCTGGAACCACCCGGAGCAGACGATGATGAACAACATCGTCTCCCAGCTCAACCTGCTCGAAGCGATACGCGAGCGCGGATTCAATCCGATGTTCCTGGTAGCCGGCTCCAGCGAAGAATATGGCAAGGTGCGGCTCAACGACTTCCCCATAACGGAGGCCATCCCGCTCAAGCCGTTGTCGCCCTACGGAGTAAGCAAAGTCGCCCAGGATTTGCTCGGCTACCAGTACCACCAGAGCTATGGCCTAAATATCATCCGCACGCGGGCGTTCAATCACACCGGACCAAGACGCGGCGAGGTCTTCGTCACCAGCAATTTCGCCAAGCAGATCGTCGAAATAGAGCGCGGCGAGCGCGAAGCGGTGATTAAAGTGGGCAATCTGGACGCGGAACGCGACTTCACCGACGTGCGCGACGTGGTCAGGGCTTACTTCGCGATATTGCAGGACGGCAGGCCGGGCGACGTGTACAACATCGCATCTGGCAAGGCCAGAACGATTGCCTCGGTATTGGACATGCTGATTTCCATTTCCAAAGTGAAAGTTAAAATCGAGGTCGACAAGTCTCGGCTGCGTCCGTCGGATTTGCCCAAGCTTGAAGGCAGCTACGAGAAAGTGAAAAGCGCGGTAGGATGGCAGCCGACGATTTCATTCGAGCAGACGATGGCGGATTTGCTCGATTGGTGGCGCGCCAGGTTCAGGGCCGGATACAGGCCCTCCGAACAGCGGCACTAA
- a CDS encoding type IV pilus twitching motility protein PilT, translating to MPTKSSDLFLNDFLAMMVELNASDLHIKSGAPIVFRIDGRIVKSPYIVENEKQARELIYSSLKETQIAKLEQELELDYAYELRGVCRFRANAFFQNGSVSASFRTIKLRIPTIEELNLPTICKEIATIPNGLILICGPTGCGKSTTLAAIIDYINHTRSSRIITIEDPIEYVYTDDLSMICQREVGKDTKQFSTALRETLRQDPDVILVGEMRDLETIALALTAAETGHLVFATLHTQSAAKNIDRIIDVFPPEQQQQIRLQVSQTLRAVFSQTLVPRSSGAGRVPAVEIMLVNHAIANLVREQKTFQIKTVIQTSTRQGMRTMDQALGELVARSEITLDEAGSRCENLEEVMEAIAKFKRGEMSQSRADFSKLAREAETGNSLTRARKG from the coding sequence ATGCCTACCAAAAGTTCAGATCTGTTTCTCAACGATTTCTTGGCGATGATGGTTGAACTCAACGCGAGCGACCTTCACATCAAGTCCGGTGCTCCGATCGTCTTCAGAATAGACGGCAGGATCGTCAAATCCCCTTACATCGTCGAGAATGAAAAACAGGCGCGCGAACTTATCTATTCTTCGCTTAAAGAAACGCAAATAGCGAAGTTGGAACAGGAGCTGGAGCTTGACTACGCGTACGAACTGCGGGGAGTCTGCAGGTTCCGTGCAAACGCGTTTTTCCAGAACGGTTCCGTTTCGGCAAGCTTCCGCACGATCAAATTGCGCATACCGACGATTGAGGAACTGAATCTTCCCACCATTTGCAAGGAAATAGCAACGATTCCCAACGGACTGATATTGATATGCGGTCCGACCGGTTGCGGAAAATCCACAACGTTAGCAGCGATTATCGACTACATCAATCACACAAGGTCCAGCCGGATCATCACCATCGAAGATCCCATCGAATACGTCTACACCGACGACCTTTCGATGATCTGCCAAAGGGAAGTCGGCAAGGACACCAAACAGTTTTCGACCGCCCTCCGTGAAACCCTTAGGCAAGACCCGGATGTGATTCTTGTCGGAGAGATGCGCGATTTGGAAACCATTGCGCTCGCGCTGACGGCGGCCGAGACGGGGCACCTCGTCTTCGCGACCCTTCACACGCAAAGCGCCGCCAAGAACATAGACCGGATAATCGACGTGTTTCCCCCGGAGCAGCAGCAACAAATCAGACTTCAGGTGTCCCAAACCCTGCGCGCCGTCTTTTCGCAGACTCTCGTTCCGCGTTCCAGCGGCGCCGGCAGAGTCCCCGCAGTAGAAATCATGCTCGTAAATCACGCCATCGCCAATCTGGTCAGGGAGCAAAAGACGTTTCAGATCAAAACGGTCATTCAAACAAGCACGCGGCAGGGCATGCGGACGATGGATCAGGCGCTTGGCGAACTGGTCGCGAGAAGCGAGATCACCCTTGACGAGGCGGGAAGCCGTTGCGAAAATCTGGAGGAAGTAATGGAGGCAATCGCCAAATTCAAGCGCGGCGAAATGAGCCAGTCCAGGGCCGACTTCTCCAAACTGGCGCGGGAAGCCGAGACGGGAAACTCGTTGACGCGAGCTAGAAAGGGCTGA
- a CDS encoding glycosyltransferase family protein — protein sequence MHKVIVLQARLGSSRLPGKVLLPLSGRPVLWHILERLKCARTVDQVCVATTVNPADDKLVEFCDEYGVKVIRGSEYDVLQRYIVAAFETEADIVVRATADNPLVHPDGIDEQVEYLENHPECDYVFQSDLPLGTMVETFTRKTLEKLDYVSRDAIYREHVTFYLHDKRGYHGFHMADIAVPAALRNPELRLTLDTEEDYHLLSTIYEELYSEGDIIRLEDVIDYFRRNPGLKNLNKDVVQVPSQFVAEKVV from the coding sequence ATGCACAAGGTCATCGTCCTGCAGGCGCGTCTAGGTTCCAGTCGGCTTCCGGGAAAGGTCCTTCTCCCGTTATCGGGCAGGCCCGTTCTCTGGCATATCCTGGAAAGGCTCAAGTGCGCGCGGACGGTGGATCAGGTTTGCGTTGCAACCACGGTCAATCCGGCGGACGACAAACTTGTGGAATTTTGCGATGAATACGGCGTTAAGGTAATCAGAGGCAGCGAGTACGACGTTCTGCAAAGATACATCGTCGCGGCCTTCGAAACTGAAGCGGACATTGTTGTCAGGGCGACGGCGGACAATCCGCTTGTTCATCCCGACGGCATAGACGAGCAGGTGGAATATCTCGAAAACCATCCGGAATGCGACTATGTTTTCCAAAGCGATCTTCCGCTTGGAACCATGGTCGAAACGTTCACAAGAAAAACGCTGGAAAAGCTGGACTACGTTTCCAGGGACGCGATCTACCGCGAGCACGTGACGTTTTATCTGCACGACAAACGCGGATATCACGGATTCCATATGGCCGACATCGCCGTTCCAGCGGCGCTTCGCAATCCGGAGCTTAGGCTCACACTGGATACCGAAGAAGATTACCACTTGCTTTCGACCATTTACGAAGAACTTTACTCGGAAGGCGACATCATCCGGTTGGAAGATGTAATTGACTATTTTCGCCGGAATCCGGGGTTGAAAAACTTGAACAAGGATGTAGTCCAAGTTCCATCGCAGTTCGTTGCCGAAAAGGTGGTCTAG
- a CDS encoding N-acetylneuraminate synthase family protein has product MIEIAAAAGADAIKFQSFKADGLASKRDARGQYDFFRRFELNHEDHARLARACADAGIDFLSTPFDFESANLLDNLGVPAFKVASCDLTNLPLIEHIAKFGKPMFISTGMGNIEEVIAARDAALSSGSPEVTMLHCTTLYPTPYSAANLNAISTMKAALGTPVGFSDHTVGNWACYAAVALGAAVIEKHFALDKSMDGPDIPGSCDPKELADLVAGIHAISESLGSGEKGIAQGEDEMVAIARRSVYSAIRISKGESLTADHLAYKRPGDGISPADAALLIGKRALQDIEPDTKLDWKMLG; this is encoded by the coding sequence ATGATCGAAATAGCCGCCGCTGCGGGCGCGGACGCAATCAAGTTTCAAAGTTTCAAGGCGGATGGACTGGCCAGCAAAAGGGACGCGCGCGGTCAATACGATTTCTTCAGGCGTTTCGAGCTAAACCATGAAGACCACGCCCGCCTGGCCCGGGCTTGCGCCGACGCCGGTATCGATTTTCTGTCCACCCCGTTCGATTTCGAATCGGCAAATTTGCTTGACAACTTGGGTGTGCCCGCATTCAAAGTCGCTTCGTGCGATTTGACCAACCTGCCGTTGATCGAGCACATCGCGAAATTCGGAAAACCGATGTTTATCTCGACCGGGATGGGAAACATCGAAGAAGTAATTGCCGCAAGGGACGCGGCTCTGTCGTCGGGCTCGCCGGAAGTAACGATGCTTCACTGCACGACGCTTTATCCCACGCCGTACTCGGCTGCGAACCTCAATGCGATTTCAACGATGAAAGCTGCGCTAGGGACTCCAGTCGGGTTCAGCGATCATACGGTGGGCAATTGGGCATGCTACGCAGCCGTCGCTTTGGGGGCGGCTGTTATCGAGAAGCACTTCGCCTTGGACAAAAGTATGGACGGCCCCGATATTCCCGGAAGCTGCGATCCAAAAGAGCTGGCCGATCTGGTTGCGGGAATACACGCGATCAGCGAATCGCTCGGCTCCGGTGAAAAGGGAATCGCGCAAGGAGAGGACGAGATGGTGGCGATCGCCCGAAGAAGCGTATATTCCGCTATCAGGATTTCCAAGGGGGAATCGCTGACAGCCGATCATTTGGCTTACAAGCGGCCTGGTGACGGTATTTCCCCGGCGGATGCTGCGCTGCTTATCGGGAAAAGGGCGCTGCAAGACATCGAACCGGACACTAAACTGGACTGGAAAATGCTTGGATGA
- the fliE gene encoding flagellar hook-basal body complex protein FliE, with protein sequence MTEIKPIEAVFRPISRIGESPAGGAGAADAFQNILVEQIEKLSELHSNADNLVRSFASGADVDLHEVVLAVNKADLALMFAIQLRNKVIEAYQEVTRMPV encoded by the coding sequence ATGACCGAAATCAAACCAATCGAAGCGGTTTTCCGGCCGATTTCCCGGATCGGGGAATCGCCCGCCGGCGGCGCAGGCGCGGCGGATGCATTTCAAAATATCCTCGTCGAGCAAATCGAAAAGCTGTCCGAGCTGCATTCCAATGCGGACAATCTGGTCCGCTCTTTCGCCTCCGGGGCGGATGTTGATTTGCACGAAGTAGTGCTGGCGGTCAACAAGGCGGATCTTGCATTGATGTTCGCCATTCAGCTAAGGAACAAAGTTATCGAGGCTTATCAGGAAGTCACCCGCATGCCGGTATAG
- the flgC gene encoding flagellar basal body rod protein FlgC has product MSFLSALNSSASGLSAHRVWMDLISGNIANANTTRTASGGPYTRKLAVFADLTDAEGNVLGVKVSRLAEDAAPPRLVYEPGHPDANPEGYVAYPNVDIMLEMVDLIAASRAYEANITAMEAAKDMAMQTIGLLRA; this is encoded by the coding sequence ATGAGCTTTCTATCAGCCCTAAACTCTTCCGCAAGCGGTCTTTCGGCGCACAGGGTCTGGATGGATCTTATCTCCGGCAACATCGCCAATGCAAACACGACGCGTACGGCTTCAGGCGGCCCATATACAAGAAAACTGGCTGTATTCGCAGATTTGACCGACGCCGAGGGAAATGTTCTTGGTGTAAAGGTATCAAGGCTTGCAGAAGATGCCGCGCCGCCAAGACTGGTTTACGAACCCGGGCACCCGGACGCGAACCCGGAAGGCTACGTTGCCTATCCGAACGTGGACATTATGCTTGAAATGGTTGACCTCATCGCGGCCAGCCGCGCCTACGAAGCGAACATCACCGCGATGGAGGCGGCCAAGGATATGGCCATGCAGACCATCGGACTTCTTCGCGCCTAG
- the flgB gene encoding flagellar basal body rod protein FlgB: MDIAGKDLTLAVIRKSLDLLNARQEAIAGNLANVNTPGYVRRDVDFAGEIARALGDSSVTSKDQLLGSIKAIEPEIIEQRGIAFRYDGGGVDVDREMAEEARTHLLYNAFIGLAEKRGRMYRAVIMDGRV; this comes from the coding sequence ATGGATATCGCCGGCAAGGATCTTACGCTCGCTGTCATCAGGAAGAGCCTCGACCTCCTCAACGCGCGCCAGGAGGCGATCGCGGGCAATCTGGCCAATGTCAACACCCCCGGCTACGTGCGCCGCGACGTGGATTTCGCAGGCGAAATCGCCCGCGCTCTCGGCGACTCCTCCGTGACCTCCAAAGACCAGCTTCTCGGCAGCATCAAAGCGATAGAGCCTGAAATCATCGAACAGCGCGGCATCGCTTTTCGTTATGACGGCGGCGGCGTGGATGTGGACAGGGAAATGGCCGAAGAAGCCCGCACGCACCTTCTTTACAATGCGTTTATTGGGCTGGCGGAAAAGCGCGGCAGGATGTACCGGGCCGTGATAATGGATGGGAGGGTATAA
- a CDS encoding HDOD domain-containing protein, translating into MDARTGSMDSILQSVKDIPPLPAIIPRVMSVLNDPNSSVSDLSEVLGSDQAIASKLLRLSNSAFYGFPKHIGTIQDAVVLLGFKTIKGLIYALSLYNNFDKHVAGYEMHKGELWRHSLAVAFLSRDISTRTKTGNPEQAFVAGLLHDIGKTILGEYVEQNVEEIKRLVEKENYTFPEAEEKVLGFSHTELGARVCEKWNLPDELLSAVRHHHNPAEGKDGGPLVPVVHIADAVCLMMGIGLGLDGFSYHVDVQALAALGKDWSFIDDILRGAQAKLLDINKFLPE; encoded by the coding sequence ATGGACGCTAGAACAGGCAGCATGGACAGCATTCTTCAGTCCGTCAAGGACATACCGCCCCTTCCGGCAATAATCCCGCGCGTGATGTCCGTGCTGAACGACCCCAATTCCAGCGTCAGCGACCTTTCGGAGGTTCTAGGCAGCGACCAGGCAATCGCCTCCAAGCTCCTGCGCTTGTCCAACAGCGCTTTTTACGGATTTCCAAAGCACATCGGGACAATCCAGGATGCCGTCGTGCTTTTGGGATTCAAAACCATCAAAGGCCTGATTTACGCTCTCAGCCTTTACAACAATTTCGACAAGCATGTCGCCGGCTACGAAATGCACAAAGGCGAGCTTTGGCGCCATTCGCTCGCCGTCGCCTTTCTTTCGCGCGACATAAGCACCCGAACGAAAACCGGCAATCCGGAACAGGCGTTCGTCGCCGGTCTGCTGCACGACATAGGCAAAACAATACTCGGCGAGTACGTCGAGCAAAACGTGGAAGAAATCAAACGGCTGGTGGAAAAGGAAAATTACACGTTCCCCGAAGCGGAAGAGAAAGTACTCGGCTTCAGCCACACCGAGCTTGGAGCCCGCGTCTGCGAAAAATGGAATCTTCCGGACGAGCTTCTCTCCGCGGTGCGCCACCACCACAATCCGGCGGAAGGAAAAGACGGCGGCCCGTTGGTTCCCGTGGTTCACATTGCCGATGCAGTATGCCTGATGATGGGAATCGGGCTGGGGCTGGATGGATTTTCGTATCACGTCGATGTTCAGGCACTGGCGGCTCTGGGTAAAGATTGGAGCTTTATTGACGATATCTTACGCGGGGCGCAGGCGAAATTGTTGGACATAAACAAGTTTCTGCCCGAATAA
- a CDS encoding aspartate 1-decarboxylase — translation MLLSVLKSKIHLCTLTGADIEYEGSIGISRELLDAAEILPYEEVLVANVRDGARLTTYAIPLDEPGQIVLNGAAAHYGKPGDKLIIMTFAKAEPEEARKIVPKVIKPGPDNRVRSDRN, via the coding sequence ATGCTTTTGTCGGTACTAAAATCCAAAATTCATCTTTGCACCCTGACGGGCGCCGACATCGAATATGAAGGCTCAATCGGGATTTCAAGAGAGCTTCTTGACGCAGCGGAAATACTGCCCTACGAGGAAGTGCTCGTCGCCAACGTAAGGGACGGCGCCAGGCTGACGACTTACGCAATCCCGCTGGACGAGCCTGGACAAATAGTGCTGAACGGAGCGGCAGCGCATTACGGAAAGCCGGGTGATAAGTTGATAATAATGACCTTCGCAAAGGCGGAGCCGGAAGAAGCGCGCAAGATCGTCCCCAAAGTGATTAAGCCGGGCCCGGACAATCGGGTCCGGTCGGACCGCAATTGA
- a CDS encoding pantoate--beta-alanine ligase has translation MDIFTDPQELTGFVWRIKRNYHLKLWEETRAKPGYIPLVGFVPTMGALHEGHMSLVRKSVEENHFTVVSIFVNPLQFGPSEDLGKYPRPFEKDKAMLEEAGVDALLAPDAAKFYPDGFQTRVAVAEVTKGYCGERRPGHFDGVTTVVAKLFGIVMPDRAYFGEKDYQQLQAVKRMVQDLSFPLQIVAMPTVRETDGLACSSRNRYLSDVERNAAPGLFASLVKLKKEFLNGIADAHRLVQIGMSEMMRLMGFVDGFGIEYLEIADPETLKRREMDAEPGDVALAAVHFGSTRLIDNIRLSESETAS, from the coding sequence ATGGACATTTTCACCGATCCGCAGGAGCTGACGGGATTCGTTTGGCGGATTAAGCGCAATTACCATCTGAAGCTCTGGGAGGAGACCAGAGCCAAGCCCGGATATATTCCATTGGTTGGATTCGTGCCGACGATGGGAGCGCTGCACGAAGGACACATGTCGCTGGTCCGAAAATCCGTGGAGGAAAATCACTTCACGGTCGTAAGCATTTTCGTGAATCCGCTTCAATTCGGCCCATCCGAAGATTTGGGGAAATATCCGCGGCCGTTTGAAAAGGACAAGGCGATGCTTGAGGAAGCCGGGGTTGACGCGCTGCTTGCTCCGGACGCGGCCAAGTTCTATCCGGACGGATTTCAAACGCGGGTGGCTGTCGCCGAGGTGACGAAAGGCTACTGTGGAGAACGCCGGCCCGGTCATTTCGACGGCGTCACAACGGTGGTAGCGAAGTTGTTTGGAATCGTTATGCCCGATCGGGCGTATTTCGGCGAAAAAGATTACCAACAGCTTCAGGCTGTCAAAAGGATGGTTCAGGATTTGAGCTTTCCGCTCCAAATTGTGGCCATGCCTACAGTCCGCGAAACAGACGGCCTGGCCTGTTCGTCGCGAAACAGGTACTTGTCGGACGTGGAACGAAATGCCGCGCCCGGTCTTTTTGCCTCGCTTGTAAAGCTAAAGAAGGAATTTCTGAACGGGATCGCCGATGCACACAGGCTGGTGCAAATCGGAATGTCCGAAATGATGCGGCTGATGGGCTTTGTGGATGGATTCGGTATCGAGTATTTGGAAATAGCGGATCCGGAAACCCTTAAACGCCGCGAAATGGATGCGGAGCCGGGAGACGTGGCGCTGGCTGCGGTTCATTTCGGCTCGACCAGGCTGATTGACAACATACGGCTGTCCGAATCGGAGACGGCCTCTTGA